Proteins encoded within one genomic window of Bombina bombina isolate aBomBom1 chromosome 1, aBomBom1.pri, whole genome shotgun sequence:
- the LOC128645111 gene encoding delta-like protein 4: MKMEPRSIFGMTLLLIILHQVSSSGVFQLELHEFINSNGILANGESCLPNCRTYFKICLKHYQSVPSPGSCTFGSLDTTVLGSNSFSIKNVDGFTNPIRLPFNFSWPKTFSLIIEAVHSPTAKGPNSEDMLISKFAIQTQLNVGEEWLHDVQTSRSQTQLRYSYRVVCSEHYYGESCSRICKSRDDHFGHYVCESDGTITCLKGWKGEYCSKAICLDGCSEENGYCNNPGECTCRPGWQGRFCNECIPHIGCRHGTCQAQWQCICDEGWGGLFCDQDLNYCTHHKPCKNGATCMNTGQGSYTCSCKPGFSGVNCEDKISECDSNPCRNGGSCTDTENGYVCQCPQGYYGIHCENSVLNCADSPCFNGGTCREREPGGSYTCLCTLGFTGSNCEKKVDRCTTNPCLNGGQCFDLGYTQVCRCRSGFSGPTCAINMNDCARNPCSNGGTCYYLNNDYYCKCPLGFNGKSCEVNARDPQCTLKPCKNGGTCRMGPYDSFVCECPSGFLGDQCESYIGTQKGLSIPWIAIIMGIGLVLLLVLIFMIIMIWCLRKKPMQDSKTMNNMSDFQKDNLISASQLKNVNKKMDLEVDCGLEKSNYKLKNHTIDSNLTNGLISGVSCGIGKDSKYHNREKCLEDEKFPLRLHSEKPCSEKPECRISTICSPRDSMYQSIYVIAEERNECVIATEV; this comes from the exons ATGAAGATGGAACCCAGGAGCATCTTTGGCATGACGTTACTATTAATAATTTTGCATCAG GTGTCTAGCTCCGGCGTCTTCCAGTTGGAGCTTCATGAGTTTATCAATAGCAACGGGATCTTGGCGAATGGCGAGTCGTGTTTGCCAAACTGCAGGACCTACTTCAAGATTTGCTTGAAACATTATCAGTCGGTGCCCTCTCCCGGATCCTGTACCTTCGGCAGTTTGGATACAACGGTTCTTGGATCCAACTCATTCAGCATTAAAAACGTTGACGGGTTTACCAACCCCATCAGGTTACCCTTCAACTTCTCATGGCCG AAAACTTTTTCCCTGATTATCGAAGCTGTTCATTCTCCTACag ccaAAGGACCAAATTCAGAGGACATGCTGATTAGCAAATTTGCAATCCAGACGCAACTTAATGTGGGAGAAGAATGGTTACATGATGTCCAAACGTCAAGGTCACAAACTCAGTTGAGATATTCCTATAGAGTAGTTTGCAGTGAACACTATTACGGAGAAAGCTGCTCACGAATTTGTAAGAGCCGTGATGATCATTTTGGGCATTATGTCTGTGAATCCGATGGCACGATAACCTGCCTGAAAGGATGGAAAGGAGAATACTGCTCTAAAG CAATCTGTTTAGATGGGTGCAGTGAGGAAAATGGATATTGCAACAACCCAGGAGAGTGCAC GTGTCGTCCTGGTTGGCAAGGTCGTTTCTGCAATGAGTGCATTCCCCATATCGGGTGCCGACATGGGACATGCCAAGCACAGTGGCAATGTATCTGTGATGAGGGCTGGGGTGGCCTTTTCTGTGACCAAG ACTTAAACTATTGCACCCACCATAAACCTTGTAAAAATGGAGCCACTTGCATGAATACAGGACAGGGCAGCTACACTTGCTCATGCAAGCCTGGTTTTAGTGGAGTCAATTGTGAAGACAAAATCAGCGAATGCGACAGCAACCCTTGTAGAAATGGTGGCAGCTGCACG GATACAGAAAATGGCTATGTTTGTCAGTGTCCTCAAGGATATTATGGAATCCATTGTGAAAATAGTGTGTTAAATTGTGCTGACTCTCCATGCTTCAATGGTGGTACTTGCAGAGAAAGAGAACCAGGCGGCAGTTATACCTGTCTTTGTACACTTGGTTTTACAGGATCAAACTGCGAGAAGAAAGTAGACAGATGCACTACAAACCCTTGTCTGAATG GTGGTCAGTGTTTTGACCTTGGTTACACGCAAGTTTGTCGGTGTCGTTCTGGTTTTTCAGGCCCAACTTGTGCTATTAATATGAATGACTGTGCAAGAAACCCATGTTCGAATGGTGGAACATGCTATTATTTAAACAACGACTACTACTGCAAATGTCCCCTGGGTTTCAATGGAAAGAGTTGTGAAGTGAACGCCAGAGACCCACAATGCACATTAAAGCCTTGCAAGAATGGTGGAACATGTAGGATGGGTCCATATGACAGTTTTGTCTGTGAATGTCCCTCTGGATTCTTGGGTGACCAGTGTGAGTCTTACATTGGGACTCAGAAAGGACTATCAATCCCTTGGATAGCTATAATTATGGGTATTGGTTTGGTACTTCTCCTGGTTCTCATCTTTATGATTATAATGATATGGTGTTTGCGGAAAAAGCCTATGCAGGACAGTAAAACAATGAACAATATGTCTGATTTCCAGAAAGATAACCTTATCTCTGCATCACAGCTTAAGAATGTAAACAAGAAAATGGATTTGGAGGTGGACTGTGGTCTGGAGAAATCAAATTATAAACTGAAAAACCACACGATAGACAGTAACCTAACAAATGGTTTAATAAGTGGTGTTAGCTGTGGTATAGGAAAAGACAGTAAATACCACAATCGAGAAAAGTGTTTAGAAGATGAGAAATTTCCTCTTCGTTTACACAG TGAAAAACCTTGCAGTGAAAAACCAGAGTGTAGAATATCAACGATATGTTCCCCAAGAGATTCAATGTACCAGTCAATTTATGTGATAGCAGAGGAACGGAACGAATGTGTGATAGCTACAGAG